One window of Hylemonella gracilis genomic DNA carries:
- a CDS encoding EAL domain-containing protein: MSAEGDTPVAVAWGVSDVERRQASRLYGAAWADALQSMQPVLQDQLEAIVEKLFRSLAEIPSISHLIFTMAPPEQAQFKARLREYLLTLTAPDLDAEKHRELAGRLGLQHAVMGVARDDLTLGSEILLALVRDHVGGVQHGRALAALGQRLMRDMSLQMQVYQDVQIQRHKLTQELTQLVWQVESYTDLIDRMTQRLSEHGEIAACSFGRLDGRGLFRFEAVSGQANDFLMRFEQLAGGSLSEVSEDPTGRAWRTRQVQRCINFATDPATERWRGLMRERGYRSSVAIPVGPSDSAPFFVLTLFCTLPGGFSSAHQQSFIEQLQTLLVFALMAIEGRHGRAHVVPYATRQNWASLLRTDALEMHYQPLLDLQTGSISKVEALARLREDGRLLGPGEFFAALLPSDFVELYARGLREVLCQRSRWREAGLDLAVSLNLPSSALVDPRYFDVTQRILQEQGCEPEMLTLELLETGAIGYGADAVDVFRKFKSLGVKLAEDDLGAGYSGLARLREMPFDLIKIDRSIVQNLERDTFDVLRFIYQLTRLGHALGKRVALEGVEDPGLLEAVRILGVDAVQGYAVAQPMPGEALLPWLRAYEAKRAEATRPRSDGVLARLARLLVWEERLHLHLEHAQTLGDDPDEDRVSGPPLPSLFGEHGRRHADQAVAVARLHGMLSMQYQHARQGLILAISACD, translated from the coding sequence TTGTCAGCAGAGGGTGATACGCCTGTGGCGGTGGCTTGGGGCGTTTCCGACGTGGAGCGCAGGCAGGCCAGCAGGCTGTATGGCGCGGCGTGGGCCGACGCCTTGCAAAGCATGCAGCCGGTCCTGCAGGATCAGCTGGAGGCCATTGTCGAGAAACTCTTCCGCAGCCTGGCGGAAATTCCGTCGATCAGCCATCTGATCTTCACCATGGCGCCGCCGGAGCAGGCGCAGTTCAAGGCGCGTCTGCGGGAGTACCTGCTGACCCTGACCGCCCCTGATCTGGATGCCGAGAAGCACCGCGAACTCGCGGGACGGCTCGGGCTCCAGCATGCGGTGATGGGCGTCGCCCGGGATGATTTGACCCTCGGGTCCGAGATTCTGCTCGCCCTGGTGCGAGACCACGTCGGGGGCGTACAGCACGGGCGGGCCCTGGCGGCACTGGGTCAGCGACTCATGCGTGACATGTCGCTGCAGATGCAGGTCTACCAGGACGTGCAGATTCAGCGCCACAAGCTCACGCAGGAGCTGACGCAACTGGTCTGGCAAGTCGAGAGCTACACCGACCTGATCGACCGCATGACGCAGCGGCTGTCCGAGCACGGAGAGATCGCCGCCTGTTCCTTCGGTCGTCTGGACGGTCGAGGCCTGTTCCGCTTCGAGGCCGTGTCCGGGCAGGCCAATGATTTCCTGATGCGTTTCGAGCAACTCGCAGGGGGGTCGCTGAGCGAGGTGAGCGAGGACCCGACAGGGCGCGCTTGGCGCACGCGCCAGGTCCAGCGCTGCATCAACTTCGCCACCGACCCGGCCACCGAGCGCTGGCGTGGGCTGATGCGCGAGCGTGGCTACCGTTCCAGCGTGGCCATTCCGGTTGGCCCCAGCGACAGCGCGCCTTTCTTCGTGCTGACACTCTTCTGCACCTTGCCGGGCGGTTTCAGTTCGGCGCATCAGCAATCGTTCATCGAGCAGTTGCAGACCCTGCTTGTCTTTGCCCTGATGGCCATCGAAGGACGACACGGGCGGGCCCATGTCGTCCCCTATGCGACGCGCCAGAACTGGGCCAGCCTCTTGCGCACGGACGCGCTGGAAATGCACTACCAGCCGCTGCTGGACCTGCAGACGGGCAGCATCAGCAAGGTGGAGGCGCTGGCACGCTTGCGCGAGGACGGTCGTCTATTGGGACCGGGTGAATTTTTCGCTGCCCTCTTGCCCAGCGATTTCGTGGAGCTTTACGCGCGCGGGCTGCGGGAAGTGCTGTGCCAGCGCAGTCGCTGGCGCGAAGCGGGTCTGGATCTGGCCGTCTCGCTGAACCTGCCGTCCAGCGCCCTGGTCGATCCGCGCTACTTCGACGTCACCCAGCGCATCCTGCAGGAGCAGGGGTGCGAGCCTGAGATGCTGACGCTGGAACTCCTGGAGACGGGCGCCATCGGCTACGGCGCGGACGCGGTCGATGTGTTTCGCAAGTTCAAGTCCCTGGGCGTGAAACTGGCGGAAGATGATCTGGGCGCAGGCTACAGTGGCCTGGCGCGCCTGCGTGAAATGCCCTTCGACCTGATCAAGATCGACCGCAGCATCGTGCAGAACCTCGAGCGCGATACGTTCGACGTGTTGCGTTTCATCTACCAGCTCACCCGCCTGGGGCACGCCTTGGGCAAGCGCGTCGCGCTGGAAGGGGTGGAGGATCCCGGTCTGCTCGAGGCAGTCAGGATTCTTGGTGTGGATGCCGTGCAGGGGTATGCGGTGGCGCAGCCCATGCCCGGGGAGGCGCTGCTGCCCTGGCTGCGGGCCTACGAGGCGAAACGGGCCGAGGCCACGCGTCCGCGCTCCGACGGCGTGCTGGCCAGGCTGGCCCGGCTGCTGGTCTGGGAGGAGCGCCTGCACCTGCACCTGGAGCACGCTCAGACTCTGGGTGACGACCCGGACGAGGACAGGGTTTCGGGGCCGCCGTTGCCCAGTCTGTTTGGTGAACACGGGCGCCGGCATGCCGACCAGGCCGTCGCGGTGGCGCGTCTGCATGGCATGCTGAGCATGCAGTACCAGCACGCACGCCAGGGCCTGATCCTGGCCATCAGCGCCTGCGACTGA
- a CDS encoding CysB family HTH-type transcriptional regulator has translation MNLHQFRFVQEAVRRQLNLTEAAKALHTSQPGVSKAILELEEELGIDIFARHGKRLKRVTEPGEQVLRSIEVIMREVGNLKRIGEQYSAQDSGTLSIATTHTQARYVLPSPVAKLRSAWPQVKLSLHQGNPDQVARMLIDEVAEIGIATESLADYDELVTLPCYEWEHVLVLPAQHPLASKERLHLEDLAAVPLITYHPTFTGRTRIDTAFAQRKLNPQIVLEAIDSDVITTYVKLGMGLGLVAEMAVRDRPALAGGDARIDPRSDQGELVVRPLGHLFGRNVTRVAFKRGAYLRNFVYEFAELLSERLPRDLVQRVMRGESAVYEL, from the coding sequence ATGAATCTGCATCAATTTCGCTTTGTGCAAGAAGCGGTGCGGCGCCAACTCAATCTGACCGAGGCGGCCAAGGCCTTACACACCTCTCAGCCCGGCGTGTCCAAGGCCATCCTGGAGCTGGAGGAAGAGCTGGGCATCGATATCTTTGCCCGCCACGGCAAACGGCTCAAACGCGTCACGGAACCCGGCGAGCAGGTGCTGCGCAGCATCGAAGTCATCATGCGCGAGGTCGGCAACCTCAAGCGCATCGGTGAGCAGTACAGCGCCCAGGACAGCGGGACCCTTTCCATCGCCACCACCCATACCCAGGCCCGTTATGTGCTGCCCTCGCCGGTGGCCAAGTTGCGCTCTGCATGGCCACAGGTCAAACTCTCGCTGCATCAAGGCAACCCCGACCAAGTCGCACGCATGCTGATCGACGAAGTGGCCGAGATCGGGATCGCCACCGAGTCGCTGGCCGACTACGATGAGCTGGTGACGCTGCCCTGCTACGAATGGGAGCATGTGCTGGTACTGCCCGCGCAGCACCCCCTGGCCAGCAAGGAGCGGCTGCACCTGGAAGACCTGGCGGCCGTGCCGCTGATCACCTACCACCCGACCTTCACGGGCCGCACCCGCATCGACACCGCCTTTGCGCAGCGCAAGCTGAACCCACAAATCGTGCTGGAGGCAATCGACTCGGACGTCATCACCACCTACGTGAAGTTGGGCATGGGCCTGGGACTGGTGGCCGAAATGGCGGTGCGCGACCGGCCCGCGCTCGCGGGCGGTGACGCGCGCATCGATCCACGCAGCGATCAGGGCGAACTCGTCGTCCGCCCGCTGGGCCATCTGTTCGGCCGCAATGTCACCCGCGTGGCCTTCAAGCGCGGCGCCTACCTGCGCAATTTCGTCTACGAATTCGCCGAACTGCTGAGCGAGCGGCTGCCACGCGATCTGGTGCAACGCGTGATGCGCGGCGAAAGCGCGGTGTATGAGTTGTAA
- a CDS encoding pyridoxal phosphate-dependent aminotransferase codes for MNATTPSLQSRLPKVGTTIFTVMSSLAAEKNAVNLGQGFPDFEGDPRLVDAVTEAMRKGLNQYPLMTGVPALRQAVAAKIAALYGHAYDANSEITITAGATQAILTAILAVVHPGDEVIVLEPCYDSYVPNIELAGGVVVRVPLGSASEPGSFKPDFDRIAAALTPRTRALILNTPHNPSATVWSREDMDKLEALLAPTNVLVIADEVYEHMVYDGQRHESVARHPGLAARSFIVSSFGKTYHVTGWKVAYVAAPASLMAEFRKVHQFNVFTVNTPVQHGIATYMADPQPYLTLPAFYQRKRDLFRAGLAKTRFHLLPSEGSYFQCVDISNLAVPERDLSEADFCLWLTAEIGVAAIPLSAFYGDGHDQKVIRFCYAKKDETLQLALERLARL; via the coding sequence ATGAATGCAACAACGCCATCCCTACAGAGTCGCCTGCCCAAGGTGGGCACGACCATCTTCACCGTGATGTCTTCGCTGGCGGCGGAGAAAAACGCCGTGAACCTGGGCCAGGGTTTCCCGGACTTCGAGGGCGACCCACGCCTGGTCGACGCGGTGACCGAGGCCATGCGCAAGGGCCTGAACCAGTACCCCCTGATGACCGGTGTGCCCGCACTGCGTCAGGCCGTGGCGGCCAAGATCGCGGCGCTGTACGGCCACGCCTACGACGCCAACAGCGAGATCACCATCACCGCAGGTGCGACCCAGGCCATCCTCACGGCCATCCTGGCGGTGGTGCATCCGGGCGATGAGGTGATCGTGCTCGAACCTTGCTACGACAGCTACGTGCCCAACATCGAGCTGGCGGGCGGCGTGGTGGTGCGGGTGCCCTTGGGTTCAGCCAGCGAGCCGGGATCGTTCAAACCTGACTTCGATCGCATCGCCGCGGCGCTCACGCCGCGGACCCGTGCCCTCATCCTCAACACGCCGCACAATCCCAGCGCCACCGTCTGGTCACGCGAGGACATGGACAAGCTGGAGGCACTGCTGGCCCCCACGAACGTGCTGGTGATTGCCGACGAGGTGTACGAGCACATGGTCTACGACGGCCAGCGGCATGAAAGCGTGGCCCGCCACCCCGGTCTGGCGGCGCGGTCCTTCATCGTCAGCAGTTTCGGCAAGACCTACCACGTCACGGGCTGGAAAGTGGCCTACGTGGCGGCGCCCGCATCGCTGATGGCCGAGTTCCGCAAGGTGCACCAGTTCAATGTGTTCACCGTCAACACGCCGGTGCAGCACGGCATCGCCACCTACATGGCCGATCCGCAGCCCTACCTGACCCTGCCCGCGTTCTACCAGCGCAAGCGCGACCTGTTCCGCGCGGGTCTGGCCAAAACGCGCTTTCACCTGCTGCCCAGCGAGGGCAGCTACTTCCAGTGCGTGGACATCTCGAACCTGGCCGTGCCCGAGCGCGACCTCAGCGAGGCCGATTTCTGCCTTTGGCTGACTGCGGAGATCGGCGTGGCGGCCATCCCGCTCTCGGCCTTCTACGGCGACGGCCACGACCAGAAAGTCATCCGCTTCTGTTATGCCAAGAAAGATGAGACGCTCCAGCTTGCGTTGGAGCGTCTGGCACGGCTCTGA